The Candidatus Sphingomonas colombiensis genome contains the following window.
TGCGCGGGCTCCCCAGCACGGTCGCGCCATTCGCTTTCATATGCGCGGCGGCTTCGTGAATGTCCGGCACCTCGAAACAGACGTGATGCTGCCCGCCGGCCGGGTTCTTCTTGAGGAAGCCCGCGATCGGCGAGGTTTCGTCATATGGCTCGATCAGCTCGATCTGCGTGTTCGGCGCATCGATGAAGCACACCTTCACCCCCTGCGCCGGCAGGTCGAACGGATCCCCGATCGCGGTCGCGCCGAGCAGCAAGCGATAGGTCTCGATCGACTTGGCGATCGACGGCGTCGCGACGCCGACGTGATTCAGCCTTCCAAGCTGCATATCCAATTCCTCAGTGTTTCCCCGCAAGTGCGGGAGGCCGGCCTGTGCTTCCGCCTTTGCGGGAGCACATCACTTACAACGGAATATTGTCATGCTTCTTCCACGGATTCTCCAGGCTCTTGCCCCGGAGTTTCCGCAGGCCCAGCGCGATGCGGCGGCGGGTGGAGTGCGGTTGGATCACCTCGTCGATGAAGCCCTTGGCCGCCGCGACGAACGGGTTGGCGAAGCGTGCTTCATATTCGCGCGTCTTTTCCGCGATGCCTTCCTCGTTGAGGCCACGGAAGATGATCTCCACCGCGCCCTTCGCGCCCATCACCGCGATCTCGGCGGTCGGCCAGGCGTAGTTGAGATCACCGCGCAGATGCTTTGACGCCATCACGTCATAGGCGCCGCCATAGGCCTTGCGCGTGATGACGGTGATCTTCGGCACGGTCGCCTCGGCATAAGCGAACAGCAGTTTCGCGCCATGCTTGATGATGCCGTTATGCTCTTGCGACGTGCCCGGCAGGAAGCCCGGCACGTCGACCAGGGTCACGATCGGGATATCGAACGCATCGCAAAAGCGGACGAAGCGCGCCGCCTTCTTCGATGAATTGATGTCGAGCACGCCCGCCAGCACCATCGGCTGGTTGGCGACGAAGCCCACCGACTTGCCCTCGATCCGGCCGAAGCCGCAGATGATGTTGCCGGCGTGGCCGGGCTGGATTTCGAAGAACTCGCCCTCGTCCACCACCTTACGGATCAGCTCGTGCATGTCGTACGGCTGGTTGGCGGATGGCGGGATCAGCGTGTCGAGGCTCGGCTCCAGCCGGTCCCACGGATCGTCGGTCGGGCGTTCCGGCACGGGCGAGCGGTTCGATTCCGGCAGGTAATCGACGAAATCACGCACCGCGAGCAGCGCCTCGATATCGTCCTCGAACGCATTATCCGCCACGCTGGTCTTGGTGGTGTGGGTGATCGCGCCGCCGAGCACCTCCTGCGTCACCACCTCGTTGGTCACCGTCTTCACCACATCGGGGCCGGTGACGAACATGTAGCTCGAATCCTTCACCATGAAGATGAAGTCGGTCATCGCGGGGGAGTAAACTGCACCTCCGGCGCAGGGGCCCATGATGACGCTGATCTGCGGCACCACGCCCGATGCGAGCACGTTGCGCTGGAACACCTCCGCATAGCCGCCGAGCGAGGCGACGCCCTCCTGAATGCGCGCGCCGCCCGAATCGTTCAGGCCAATGACGGGCGCGCCGACCTTCATCGCCATGTCCATGACCTTGCAGATCTTCTGCGCATGACGCTCGGACAGCGATCCGCCGAACACGGTGAAATCCTGGCTGAACAGGAACACCAGCCGCCCATTGATCGTGCCCGATCCGGTAACCACGCCGTCGCCGGGGAAGATCTGATCCTGCATCCCGAAATCGACGCAATTATGCTCGACGAACATGTCGAGCTCCTCGAACGAGCCCTCATCGAGCAGCACGTCCACGCGTTCGCGCGCGGTGAGCTTGCCCTTGGCATGCTGCGCGTCGATGCGCTTCTGCCCGCCGCCAAGCCGCGCTGCGGCGCGCTTGCGTTCCAGTTCCTCGATCGTCGACGACATGCGTTTCTCCGGGTGCAACGCGCCCTCCTGACGTGCGCGAGGGCGAAGCGCAAATGTGAACTTGCGAATTTGCGAAAGCGCGGTTTGCGAACTAGGATCGGCGCACGATGCCAAGGCTCTACGCTGGCCAGCAATTGCGCGCCTTACGCCTTTCCGCGGGGCTGAACCAGCGCGCCATGGCGGCGCGGCTGGGGCTTTCCGTCAGCTATCTCTCGCAGCTCGAAACCGGGGAGCGGCCGCTTACCGCGGCCGTCACCACCGCGCTCGCCCGCCATTACCCTCACGCGCTGGCGGCGATCGAGGGCGAAGCGCCGGCGCGACGACTCGCCGCGCTGGGCGAGGCGCTGGCCGATCCGGCGCTCGCCCCGCTCGATGCCGAGGATGCGGCACGGCTGGCGGAGGAGCGCCCGGACGTGGCCGATCGCCTCATCGCGCTTCACGCCGCCAAGCGCGCGGCGGAGGAACGGCTGGCGATCGCGGAGGAATCGATGACCGCCGGCACCGGCGCGCGACTGCCGTGGGAAGCGGTGCGCGACTGGTTCCACGAGGCGGGGAATTACGTCGATCCGCTCGATCGCGCGGCGGAAGCGTTGGCGGCGGCATCCCCCGGCGATCTGGGGGATGTGTTGCGCGATCATGGTATCGCGCTGGCAGCGGATAAAAACGAGGATGCCCCGCTCGCGCGCTTCGACGGTGCGACCCTCACGCTCAACGCCGCATTGCCGCCCGAAAGCCGGCGCTTCCTGATCGCGCACCGCCTTGCCGCAACCGCCTTCGCCGACGAGATCGAGACGATCGTTGCGGGCGCCGACGTGCCCGGCGCGGAGGCACGGCGGCTGCTCGCAGTCGGCCTCGCCAATTACGCGGCGGGCGCGCTGGTGATGCCCTATGCCGCGTTTCGCGCCGAGGCGCGGCGACTGCGCCACGATATCGACCGCCTGTCGCGCCGCTTCGGGGTGAGCTTCGAGCAGGCGTGCCACCGGCTGTCGACGCTCCAGCGCGCCGGGGCGGAGGGCGTGCCCTTTTACTTCTGCCGCGTCGATATGGCGGGCAACATCACCAAGCGCCATTCCGCCACCCGGCTGCAATTCGCGCGCTTCGGCGGCGCGTGCCCGTTGTGGCACGTGCATGAGGCGGTCGCGATTCCCGATCGCATCCTCGTCCAGCATGCCGAAACGCCGGACGGCGTGCGCTATATCTCGATGGCGAAGGGGCTGGTGAAGCCATCCGGCAGCTTCGCGCGCAGCCCGCGCCGCTACGCGGTGGTGCTGGGGTGCGAGGCGACCCATGCCGCCGATTTCGTCTATGCCGACGCGGTGGACCGCACCCGCGCCCCCACCCCGATCGGCATTTCCTGCCGGCTATGCCCGCGCGACGATTGCGATCAGCGCGCTTTCCCGCCGACCGACCGCGCGATCACGGTGGAGCCGGCGATCCGCCGCGTCGTTCCGTATCGCGTGGTGTGAAACAACCGAAAGTGGAACGATCGAATGCCGGACTATCAATGGCGCGGGATGACGACGGACGACCTTTCGAC
Protein-coding sequences here:
- the mce gene encoding methylmalonyl-CoA epimerase gives rise to the protein MQLGRLNHVGVATPSIAKSIETYRLLLGATAIGDPFDLPAQGVKVCFIDAPNTQIELIEPYDETSPIAGFLKKNPAGGQHHVCFEVPDIHEAAAHMKANGATVLGSPRIGAHGTPIVFVHPKDFGGMLVELMETPKGEH
- a CDS encoding acyl-CoA carboxylase subunit beta yields the protein MSSTIEELERKRAAARLGGGQKRIDAQHAKGKLTARERVDVLLDEGSFEELDMFVEHNCVDFGMQDQIFPGDGVVTGSGTINGRLVFLFSQDFTVFGGSLSERHAQKICKVMDMAMKVGAPVIGLNDSGGARIQEGVASLGGYAEVFQRNVLASGVVPQISVIMGPCAGGAVYSPAMTDFIFMVKDSSYMFVTGPDVVKTVTNEVVTQEVLGGAITHTTKTSVADNAFEDDIEALLAVRDFVDYLPESNRSPVPERPTDDPWDRLEPSLDTLIPPSANQPYDMHELIRKVVDEGEFFEIQPGHAGNIICGFGRIEGKSVGFVANQPMVLAGVLDINSSKKAARFVRFCDAFDIPIVTLVDVPGFLPGTSQEHNGIIKHGAKLLFAYAEATVPKITVITRKAYGGAYDVMASKHLRGDLNYAWPTAEIAVMGAKGAVEIIFRGLNEEGIAEKTREYEARFANPFVAAAKGFIDEVIQPHSTRRRIALGLRKLRGKSLENPWKKHDNIPL
- a CDS encoding short-chain fatty acyl-CoA regulator family protein, encoding MPRLYAGQQLRALRLSAGLNQRAMAARLGLSVSYLSQLETGERPLTAAVTTALARHYPHALAAIEGEAPARRLAALGEALADPALAPLDAEDAARLAEERPDVADRLIALHAAKRAAEERLAIAEESMTAGTGARLPWEAVRDWFHEAGNYVDPLDRAAEALAAASPGDLGDVLRDHGIALAADKNEDAPLARFDGATLTLNAALPPESRRFLIAHRLAATAFADEIETIVAGADVPGAEARRLLAVGLANYAAGALVMPYAAFRAEARRLRHDIDRLSRRFGVSFEQACHRLSTLQRAGAEGVPFYFCRVDMAGNITKRHSATRLQFARFGGACPLWHVHEAVAIPDRILVQHAETPDGVRYISMAKGLVKPSGSFARSPRRYAVVLGCEATHAADFVYADAVDRTRAPTPIGISCRLCPRDDCDQRAFPPTDRAITVEPAIRRVVPYRVV